Proteins encoded together in one Oceanobacillus iheyensis HTE831 window:
- a CDS encoding DUF6904 family protein, with the protein MIEMTSTPNYAGMTITGDFYDFDQLYEALHRIVGGEGEYPAYSSARLRVLGLCYDIRHANMGHREFIYKDHGLSIETMQWLGTVGPSKNLYLSFNTYYPEILFILMALNDFIDLYQRKPEVHSKWDLTVLTVRKFQATINQCLRETIPPQTFKLMMKNMNKYSVHFQYYFDQYLDQLNIRFLEWNKEKRLKNISIMAKRIAEQGKEYQQLKEEISEAAFKYNCNPTELRYSKEYPEYEEIDW; encoded by the coding sequence ATGATTGAAATGACTTCAACACCAAATTACGCAGGGATGACGATTACAGGAGATTTTTATGACTTTGATCAATTGTATGAAGCATTACATAGGATTGTCGGCGGTGAAGGGGAATACCCTGCTTATTCTAGTGCAAGACTACGTGTATTAGGACTTTGTTATGATATCCGTCACGCAAATATGGGACATAGAGAATTCATCTATAAAGATCATGGACTTTCCATAGAAACCATGCAGTGGTTGGGAACAGTTGGTCCAAGTAAAAATCTCTACTTATCCTTTAACACGTATTATCCAGAAATTTTATTTATTCTAATGGCGCTAAATGATTTCATTGACCTCTATCAACGAAAACCAGAAGTACATTCTAAATGGGATTTAACCGTTCTAACAGTTCGTAAGTTCCAAGCAACTATTAACCAGTGCTTAAGAGAAACAATTCCACCTCAGACATTTAAGTTAATGATGAAAAATATGAACAAGTACTCTGTTCATTTTCAATACTATTTTGATCAATATTTGGATCAACTTAATATTCGCTTTCTAGAATGGAATAAGGAAAAACGACTTAAGAATATATCCATCATGGCTAAACGGATCGCAGAACAAGGCAAAGAGTACCAACAATTAAAAGAAGAAATATCCGAGGCTGCTTTTAAATATAATTGCAATCCAACTGAATTGCGCTATAGCAAGGAATATCCAGAATATGAAGAAATAGACTGGTAA
- a CDS encoding TRAP transporter substrate-binding protein has translation MRDLKKSFLMVVLFVFILVLAACGSDGATADGESGDPKVLKVAFNQPESHPQFKAMEAFGEKLNELTDGQYEVEVSPNELLGAQRETMELVQSGTIDMSIVGGSLMENFNEDFAVFNLPYVFDSVEHQMSVVNNQEIVGDLYKSVEEDGMTVLGAFHGGVRNVYNNKQPIHTPEDMEGLKIRVMESDTNVKMMELMGGVGTPMGQGEVYTAIQSGVLDGGENNELVYNDLKHGEVASYYSYTQHLMVPDYLIINSDLFNGMSDEHKEIFREELSKAIDMEVDQFDEDVQAAKKEAEEQGSEFNDVDISIFQKEVEPLIQEKLTSDTAKELYDEVRTAAE, from the coding sequence ATGAGAGACCTTAAAAAATCATTTTTAATGGTAGTTCTATTCGTTTTTATCCTTGTGTTAGCTGCTTGTGGAAGTGATGGTGCAACAGCAGATGGAGAAAGTGGAGACCCGAAGGTACTAAAAGTAGCATTTAATCAACCTGAAAGCCACCCGCAATTTAAAGCAATGGAAGCTTTTGGCGAGAAGTTAAATGAATTAACGGATGGTCAATACGAAGTGGAGGTTTCTCCGAATGAACTATTAGGTGCTCAAAGGGAGACAATGGAACTTGTTCAATCCGGGACCATAGATATGTCTATCGTAGGCGGGAGTTTGATGGAAAACTTTAACGAGGATTTTGCAGTATTTAATCTGCCATATGTATTTGATTCTGTAGAACATCAAATGTCTGTTGTTAACAATCAGGAAATTGTAGGTGATTTATATAAATCAGTCGAAGAAGATGGCATGACAGTTTTAGGTGCTTTTCATGGAGGGGTACGTAATGTTTATAACAATAAACAGCCTATACATACACCAGAAGATATGGAAGGATTAAAAATACGTGTAATGGAAAGTGATACAAACGTTAAAATGATGGAGTTAATGGGAGGAGTAGGTACTCCAATGGGGCAAGGAGAAGTGTATACAGCTATTCAATCAGGAGTTCTAGACGGCGGTGAAAATAACGAACTAGTTTATAATGACCTGAAACATGGGGAAGTAGCATCTTACTATAGCTATACGCAACATTTAATGGTCCCAGATTATCTAATTATTAACTCAGATTTATTTAATGGGATGAGTGATGAACACAAGGAGATATTTAGAGAAGAATTATCAAAAGCAATCGATATGGAAGTAGACCAATTTGATGAGGATGTACAAGCTGCTAAAAAAGAAGCAGAGGAACAAGGTTCTGAATTTAATGATGTTGATATCTCTATCTTCCAAAAAGAAGTAGAACCTCTAATCCAAGAAAAATTGACTAGTGACACTGCTAAAGAGTTATATGATGAAGTAAGAACAGCAGCTGAATAG
- a CDS encoding C-terminal binding protein has protein sequence MLEKKVLITDCDHGNVDVESETFKKAEISFDLEQCKTEEDLISKGKGFEVFINQYAPVTRSVIENLPDLKLVVRYGVGVDNVDIAAATEHGVQVCNVPDYGMNEVADQALAMMLNFTRSISRMNSFVRKGVWDYQKSMPLYRHSEQTVGVIGVGRIGSSFAKKVKSLGCRVVAYDPKYLDEKAKKSPDFIDEFLPLNELLEQADVVSIHCPLDKARNLIDEKELQKMKPTAYLINVSRGGIINEQALNKALTNQWIAGAAVDVAENEPLQPESALLEHDNFICTPHMGWYSEQAALELKRKVAEESIRHLNGDQVHYPINFKEEKESIQ, from the coding sequence ATGTTAGAGAAGAAAGTTTTAATAACAGATTGTGATCATGGAAATGTAGATGTTGAAAGCGAAACATTCAAAAAAGCAGAAATCAGTTTTGATTTGGAACAATGTAAGACAGAAGAGGATCTAATTTCAAAGGGAAAAGGTTTTGAAGTATTTATTAATCAGTATGCTCCAGTTACAAGAAGCGTTATAGAGAACTTACCTGATCTAAAATTAGTTGTTCGATATGGTGTTGGTGTAGATAACGTTGATATAGCTGCAGCAACTGAACATGGTGTGCAGGTGTGTAATGTTCCGGACTATGGAATGAATGAAGTGGCTGATCAAGCATTAGCGATGATGTTGAATTTTACTAGAAGTATATCTCGAATGAATAGTTTTGTTCGTAAAGGGGTTTGGGATTATCAAAAAAGCATGCCTCTATACCGACATAGTGAGCAAACAGTAGGGGTAATAGGAGTTGGGAGAATCGGCAGTTCTTTTGCAAAGAAAGTAAAATCCTTAGGTTGTCGTGTGGTGGCCTATGATCCGAAATATTTGGATGAAAAAGCGAAAAAATCACCCGATTTTATCGATGAATTCTTACCTTTAAATGAATTGTTGGAGCAAGCCGACGTTGTTTCTATTCACTGTCCATTAGATAAAGCACGTAATTTAATAGATGAAAAAGAATTACAGAAAATGAAGCCAACCGCTTATCTAATCAATGTTTCTAGAGGTGGAATTATTAATGAACAAGCCTTAAACAAGGCATTAACTAATCAATGGATTGCTGGCGCAGCAGTCGATGTTGCAGAGAACGAACCATTACAACCTGAATCAGCACTACTAGAACATGATAATTTTATCTGTACACCGCATATGGGATGGTATTCAGAGCAAGCTGCATTAGAGCTGAAAAGAAAAGTTGCAGAGGAATCTATTCGACATTTGAATGGGGATCAAGTACATTATCCAATTAATTTTAAAGAAGAAAAGGAGAGTATTCAATGA
- a CDS encoding sodium:solute symporter family protein, whose translation MGLEYNNSFLWFVIGYGLIILMMGAFYSKKVTSSEDFILAGKSLGPIVLMGTLLATWVGSGTVTGGPNSIAYSNGLWPAIGYVIPSLIGITILLLISAKIRNYGKYTVSEILEIKYGSFARILSLIIIVLAFVGIVSYQYQGLGFILHVSTGISVETGTIIGAVLIIFLATIGGLMSVAPTDTLSALIIFLGLIIGVPVILGDIGGFDHLVSSVETERLNLFGNLNLLQVMGFYIPVLFLLLGDQNMYQRISASSSDKTTKLGISGWIIGMLISTPLVAVLAFSARYYFPDLDPGMALISTSLVLPTAIGGLLIAAVTSFIVTTGNSYLLSSATNITYDIYGKYINPKATDKQKLVFTRVLIPVLGLIAYLLTTYFPTVLTVQMYAYTVYGAGITPALLGVFLWKRVTKQAGISSMLAGVVSTLIWEFFDTPFNINSSLISIPIAILVLVIVTLLTSKKQELFDYRKDDLIANQK comes from the coding sequence TTGGGATTAGAATACAATAATAGTTTTCTTTGGTTCGTAATAGGATATGGGTTAATCATCTTAATGATGGGTGCATTTTATTCAAAAAAAGTAACCTCAAGTGAGGATTTTATACTCGCTGGTAAATCTCTTGGACCAATTGTATTAATGGGAACATTGTTAGCAACATGGGTTGGCAGTGGAACTGTAACAGGCGGACCTAATTCTATCGCATATTCCAATGGTTTATGGCCAGCAATTGGTTATGTTATCCCCAGTTTAATTGGTATTACGATTCTGTTATTAATATCAGCTAAAATTCGAAACTATGGAAAATATACTGTGTCAGAAATACTCGAGATTAAATATGGTTCTTTTGCTAGAATCCTATCTTTAATTATCATTGTGCTTGCCTTTGTTGGTATAGTTTCTTATCAATATCAGGGACTTGGCTTTATACTACACGTGTCCACCGGTATCTCTGTTGAAACAGGCACTATTATAGGAGCAGTATTAATTATCTTCTTGGCAACAATAGGGGGATTAATGTCTGTCGCTCCAACTGATACGTTAAGTGCATTAATTATTTTTTTGGGCTTAATTATTGGAGTACCTGTTATTTTAGGGGATATTGGAGGGTTCGACCATCTAGTGAGTAGTGTCGAGACTGAAAGGTTAAATCTATTTGGAAATTTAAACTTACTACAAGTAATGGGTTTCTATATTCCTGTTTTATTCCTACTCTTAGGTGACCAAAATATGTATCAAAGAATTTCAGCATCCAGTAGTGATAAAACAACTAAACTAGGTATCTCTGGTTGGATTATAGGAATGTTAATCTCTACTCCTTTAGTTGCTGTATTAGCATTTTCTGCTAGGTACTACTTTCCTGATCTAGATCCTGGAATGGCATTGATATCAACTTCGTTGGTCTTACCAACTGCTATTGGTGGCTTACTAATTGCGGCAGTCACTTCTTTTATTGTCACTACAGGAAATTCTTATTTATTATCTTCAGCAACAAATATAACTTATGATATTTATGGTAAATACATTAATCCAAAAGCTACAGATAAGCAGAAATTAGTTTTTACTAGAGTATTGATCCCAGTGCTAGGATTAATTGCATATCTACTAACCACTTATTTTCCAACTGTCCTCACCGTTCAAATGTATGCTTATACAGTCTACGGTGCCGGGATTACACCTGCTTTACTAGGCGTATTCCTTTGGAAACGTGTAACAAAACAAGCAGGTATTTCTTCGATGTTAGCTGGTGTTGTGTCCACGTTAATTTGGGAGTTTTTCGATACACCATTTAATATCAATAGTTCCTTGATTTCTATTCCTATCGCGATATTAGTATTAGTTATTGTAACTTTACTTACTTCAAAAAAACAAGAATTATTCGACTATAGAAAGGATGATTTAATTGCAAACCAAAAATAG
- a CDS encoding response regulator, which produces MIKVLFVDDHEMVRIGVSAYLSSQPDIDVIAEADDGTQAVELALDLRPDIILMDLVMKEMDGIQATKKIIEAWPAAKIIIVTSFLDDEKVYPALEAGATSYMLKTSKASEIAKAIRSTYEGQSILEPEVTGKIMNRMRTGQNTALHEQLTEREKEILLLMAKGKSNQEIANELFIALKTVKVHVSNILGKLEVHDRTQAVIYAFQNKLVE; this is translated from the coding sequence ATGATTAAAGTTTTATTTGTCGATGATCATGAAATGGTACGAATAGGCGTATCTGCATATCTTTCTTCGCAACCAGATATTGATGTAATAGCAGAGGCAGATGATGGTACACAGGCTGTAGAACTTGCATTAGATCTGCGCCCAGATATTATTCTAATGGATCTTGTTATGAAGGAAATGGATGGAATTCAAGCAACAAAGAAGATAATAGAGGCATGGCCAGCAGCAAAAATTATTATTGTAACGAGTTTCTTAGATGATGAAAAAGTATATCCTGCGTTAGAAGCAGGAGCGACAAGCTATATGCTGAAAACATCGAAAGCAAGTGAAATTGCCAAAGCGATTCGTTCAACGTATGAAGGGCAGTCCATCTTGGAACCAGAAGTGACAGGGAAAATTATGAATCGTATGCGTACTGGGCAGAATACTGCACTTCACGAGCAATTAACAGAACGAGAAAAAGAAATATTATTATTAATGGCAAAAGGAAAGTCGAATCAAGAAATTGCGAATGAATTGTTTATTGCCTTAAAAACCGTAAAAGTCCATGTGAGCAATATCTTAGGGAAGTTAGAGGTGCATGATCGTACGCAGGCTGTTATTTATGCATTTCAGAATAAGTTGGTGGAGTAA
- a CDS encoding sensor histidine kinase: MNTIIRYVLLSITCSFVLGITFVVMTFLTFSLNDSIGWSALWEVKIGDVSFLLTLFALTIIFGTVIGTIIGWYWKENLKQIEKMLTGIIQGDRHPEKEEIPKEMDAISNRMNQLQEKLRAQTEHAQRIATERANEREQSLQEVVVQERNRLARELHDSVSQQLFAASMMMSAINEAETAEDPTLNKQLNMVEKMIHQSQLEMRALLLHLRPVALKGKSLQEGVEELLHELTQKVPLEIDAKVEDFNTDKGVEDQLFRIFQESISNTLRHAKATTLQVLLIERDENIILRVSDDGIGFQTEDVKTSSYGMQNMRERAYEVGGTLKVISVPNEGTRLEVKVPILRKEDTSND, encoded by the coding sequence ATGAATACCATTATTCGATATGTTCTCTTGTCAATTACCTGTAGTTTTGTCTTAGGGATTACATTTGTCGTCATGACTTTTCTTACCTTTTCTTTAAATGATTCGATCGGATGGAGTGCATTATGGGAAGTCAAAATTGGAGATGTGTCTTTCTTATTAACGTTATTCGCTTTGACGATTATCTTCGGAACAGTCATTGGTACGATTATCGGCTGGTATTGGAAAGAAAACCTAAAACAAATTGAAAAAATGTTAACCGGGATTATTCAGGGGGATAGACATCCTGAAAAAGAAGAAATTCCAAAAGAAATGGATGCTATTTCGAACCGCATGAATCAGCTTCAAGAGAAATTAAGGGCGCAAACAGAACATGCGCAGCGAATTGCGACAGAACGTGCAAATGAACGTGAACAAAGCTTACAAGAAGTAGTAGTTCAAGAAAGAAATCGTCTTGCAAGAGAATTACATGATTCTGTGAGTCAACAGCTCTTTGCCGCGTCGATGATGATGTCAGCAATTAATGAAGCAGAGACCGCTGAAGATCCAACATTAAATAAGCAATTAAATATGGTTGAAAAAATGATCCACCAATCCCAACTCGAAATGCGTGCATTATTACTCCATTTGCGCCCAGTAGCTTTAAAAGGGAAGTCATTGCAAGAGGGAGTGGAGGAGCTCTTACATGAATTAACACAAAAAGTACCTCTAGAAATTGATGCAAAAGTAGAGGATTTCAACACAGATAAAGGTGTAGAAGATCAGCTATTTCGTATTTTCCAAGAGTCGATATCGAATACACTACGCCATGCGAAAGCTACTACGTTACAAGTTCTCCTAATTGAGCGAGATGAAAATATTATCTTGCGTGTGTCGGATGATGGTATTGGATTTCAAACTGAAGATGTTAAAACAAGTTCTTATGGGATGCAAAATATGCGTGAACGCGCGTATGAAGTTGGCGGTACATTGAAGGTTATAAGTGTACCAAATGAAGGTACACGGCTTGAAGTAAAAGTCCCTATCTTAAGAAAGGAAGATACATCCAATGATTAA
- a CDS encoding M24 family metallopeptidase, with translation MQTKNRVDNLRAIMEESNIDLSIIMNVENQYYLNGLKAITYSRPIVLAIDSKNLSLIIPSLEENHAKEKTDANELYIYHETNLYGGDKKSYLDYLETVISQYPNGTRVGVEFSSLSLKMANILKEAGFELINLDHKIAEMRFIKNDEEIEMVQEAGKLVSLALKKSLENAQPGITEMELDRHGTQLLFEEMDNYPDATLDYFAMSPSGLERSIMPHVFSNTRKLLTNDIVVHSRQVALNGYRAECERTFFVGKPTDKQLDAFKAAYEAQLVAMEKIAVGVTAKEVDEVARNIFQQYNLEKYCIHRTGHGIGIGLHEEPSLRFDNDLVLQEGMIFTIEPGIYIPGVGGFRHSDTVVLTNEGTKLVTEYPREIEHLIF, from the coding sequence TTGCAAACCAAAAATAGAGTTGATAACTTAAGAGCAATTATGGAGGAAAGTAATATTGATTTGTCCATCATTATGAACGTTGAAAATCAATATTATCTAAACGGTTTAAAGGCTATTACTTACTCACGTCCAATCGTCCTTGCGATTGATTCAAAAAATCTCAGTTTAATTATCCCTTCATTGGAAGAAAATCACGCAAAAGAAAAGACAGACGCAAATGAACTCTATATTTACCATGAAACAAACCTTTATGGAGGTGACAAAAAATCTTATTTGGATTACTTGGAAACGGTCATTTCTCAATATCCGAATGGAACGAGAGTCGGAGTGGAATTTTCATCCTTATCGTTGAAAATGGCAAATATACTAAAAGAAGCTGGTTTTGAACTGATTAATTTAGATCACAAAATAGCAGAGATGCGGTTTATTAAGAACGATGAAGAAATTGAAATGGTGCAGGAGGCAGGAAAATTAGTAAGTTTAGCCTTAAAAAAATCATTGGAAAATGCTCAACCAGGTATAACCGAGATGGAGCTGGATCGTCATGGCACACAACTGTTATTTGAAGAAATGGATAACTATCCAGATGCTACTCTTGATTATTTTGCCATGTCGCCCTCTGGTTTAGAGAGAAGCATTATGCCGCATGTTTTTTCTAATACTAGAAAACTATTAACTAATGACATTGTTGTTCATAGTAGACAAGTTGCCTTAAATGGTTATCGCGCGGAATGTGAAAGAACATTTTTTGTAGGAAAACCAACAGACAAACAATTAGATGCATTTAAAGCGGCATATGAAGCACAGTTAGTGGCAATGGAAAAAATAGCCGTTGGAGTTACCGCGAAAGAAGTAGATGAAGTGGCAAGGAATATCTTTCAACAATACAATTTAGAAAAATATTGTATTCATCGAACTGGTCATGGTATCGGTATTGGTCTCCATGAAGAACCTTCCCTTCGTTTTGATAATGATCTCGTCTTACAAGAAGGAATGATCTTTACTATTGAACCAGGAATATATATTCCTGGAGTTGGTGGATTCAGGCACTCCGATACGGTAGTCCTAACCAATGAGGGAACAAAACTAGTAACAGAATACCCGAGAGAAATTGAGCATTTAATATTTTAA
- the liaF gene encoding cell wall-active antibiotics response protein LiaF — MFKQLSTKYFNWILIIGAILLVFEIIFFHGGSLFSALIAGFFVYFSWKRLHSLWWKIVFAISLISFTFSFFNLLAIRFFIVAAIVFFILNYIKSTQEPSQETPEFPEKDYECETMTHVEPLFDERFFDDYRTEETAYQWKDVNMHGIYGDRIIDLSNTVLPNDTAVISIRHLIGNIEIYVPYEVEVSIHHSSVFGRATILGEYHQRLMNKSIHYETESYSTTYPRVKIITSIFSGDIEVKRV; from the coding sequence ATGTTCAAACAACTCAGCACGAAATATTTTAACTGGATATTGATCATCGGGGCAATTCTTCTTGTTTTTGAAATTATATTCTTCCACGGTGGATCTTTGTTCTCCGCATTGATTGCTGGGTTCTTTGTGTATTTTAGTTGGAAAAGGTTGCACAGCTTATGGTGGAAAATTGTATTTGCGATTTCTTTAATTAGTTTCACCTTTTCATTTTTTAACTTATTGGCAATACGTTTCTTCATTGTCGCTGCGATTGTCTTTTTCATTTTGAACTATATTAAATCAACTCAAGAACCAAGTCAGGAAACACCGGAATTTCCAGAAAAAGACTACGAGTGTGAAACCATGACCCATGTAGAACCTTTATTTGACGAACGTTTTTTTGATGATTACCGGACAGAAGAAACGGCTTATCAATGGAAAGACGTCAACATGCATGGTATATACGGTGATCGCATCATTGATTTAAGTAATACCGTGCTACCGAATGATACAGCGGTAATCTCTATCCGCCACCTCATCGGTAATATTGAAATTTATGTTCCTTATGAAGTTGAGGTCAGTATCCATCATAGTTCTGTTTTTGGTAGGGCTACAATACTTGGGGAGTATCATCAACGACTAATGAATAAATCGATTCATTATGAAACCGAATCCTATAGTACAACGTATCCAAGAGTGAAAATCATTACCTCAATATTTTCTGGAGACATTGAGGTGAAACGCGTATGA
- a CDS encoding SDR family NAD(P)-dependent oxidoreductase, with protein sequence MKQYTAITGASSGIGYATAKKFAARGKNLIIIARRETLLNQLKDEIADNYPEVDVVIKVADLSVSNEVYQLYETLKQYHIETWINNAGFGIHTMMKDEDTKRAQNMLHLNIEALTILSTLYVQDYANVEGTQLINISSAAGYNMAPTAVIYSATKFYVSSFTENLALELRENGAKMQAKVLAPAATESEFAKIANNDKDFDMDQAFDKYHTSDEMADFMLQLYDSDKIVGSVVSEDYSFVLTDNKFPYLG encoded by the coding sequence ATTAAACAATATACAGCCATTACAGGAGCTAGTTCGGGGATTGGTTATGCAACTGCAAAAAAATTTGCAGCTAGAGGAAAAAATTTAATCATTATAGCTAGACGTGAAACGTTATTGAATCAATTAAAGGATGAAATTGCGGACAACTATCCGGAAGTTGATGTAGTAATTAAAGTCGCTGACTTATCCGTCTCAAATGAAGTATATCAGCTATATGAAACTTTAAAGCAGTATCATATCGAAACGTGGATAAATAATGCTGGATTTGGTATTCATACAATGATGAAAGATGAAGATACCAAACGAGCGCAAAACATGCTTCACTTGAATATCGAGGCATTAACGATACTTTCTACGCTTTATGTTCAGGATTATGCCAATGTAGAAGGAACACAATTAATTAATATTTCCTCAGCGGCGGGTTATAATATGGCTCCGACCGCAGTCATATATAGTGCAACGAAATTTTACGTGAGTTCCTTTACAGAAAACCTTGCTCTTGAATTAAGAGAAAATGGCGCGAAAATGCAAGCTAAGGTATTGGCTCCTGCCGCAACAGAATCTGAATTTGCTAAAATCGCTAATAATGATAAAGATTTTGATATGGATCAGGCATTCGATAAATATCATACAAGTGATGAAATGGCTGATTTTATGCTTCAATTATATGATAGCGACAAAATCGTCGGATCGGTTGTATCGGAAGATTATTCATTTGTGTTAACTGATAATAAATTTCCGTATCTTGGTTGA
- a CDS encoding PspA/IM30 family protein, with protein sequence MATNIFTRIKDSVSADLHTMMDKKEQKNPIAALNHYLRQSEQEKEKVRKLIDRQYKLKEEFTREYMKAQDLADKRLNQAKIADRAQEEEMHEFALKEYEEYQSRADRMKASREEAMKQLEDLEQKYEEMKHRLKDMHLRRMELMGRENIAKANHQINRVVTDSAEKPYSKFEEMEQYIENLEYRVNSSYYQSTFDSKIAALEKKLEEKENEA encoded by the coding sequence ATGGCAACGAATATTTTCACACGAATTAAAGACTCAGTATCTGCGGATCTTCACACGATGATGGATAAAAAGGAACAAAAGAATCCAATTGCGGCATTAAACCATTACTTACGTCAAAGCGAGCAGGAAAAGGAAAAAGTAAGAAAGCTTATTGACCGTCAGTACAAGTTAAAGGAAGAGTTCACACGCGAATATATGAAAGCACAAGACCTTGCAGATAAACGATTAAATCAGGCAAAAATTGCTGACCGTGCGCAGGAAGAAGAAATGCATGAATTTGCTTTAAAAGAATATGAAGAATACCAATCTCGTGCAGATCGCATGAAAGCTTCTAGAGAAGAAGCGATGAAACAATTAGAAGATTTAGAGCAAAAATATGAAGAGATGAAGCATCGCTTAAAAGATATGCATCTTCGGAGAATGGAGCTAATGGGGCGTGAGAACATTGCAAAAGCGAATCATCAGATTAACCGCGTCGTTACCGATTCAGCTGAAAAGCCTTACTCCAAATTTGAAGAAATGGAACAATATATTGAAAATCTAGAGTATAGAGTAAATAGCTCCTACTATCAGAGTACGTTCGATAGCAAAATTGCAGCGCTTGAGAAGAAATTAGAAGAGAAAGAAAATGAAGCTTAA
- a CDS encoding TRAP transporter small permease, whose protein sequence is MEAVKKALDKTLAIICIGLFGFLVLLVTWQVFTRFVLNNPSVFSEELAKYCFVWLVLFGAAYVFGERGHMAVEFIKNKFPTKVKMMVEILIEVITILFALTVLLYGGYLAVDVAWNQLSASLQIPVGYLYAGIPISGLFIVFYCIYNITSIIKNNKTIEQL, encoded by the coding sequence ATGGAAGCAGTAAAAAAAGCTCTAGATAAAACGCTTGCAATAATTTGCATTGGATTATTCGGTTTTTTAGTATTACTCGTTACTTGGCAAGTTTTTACTCGGTTTGTTTTGAATAACCCTAGTGTTTTTTCAGAGGAATTAGCAAAGTATTGTTTTGTATGGTTAGTTTTATTTGGCGCTGCGTATGTCTTCGGTGAAAGAGGACATATGGCAGTTGAATTTATCAAGAATAAATTTCCTACTAAGGTTAAGATGATGGTTGAGATATTAATAGAAGTTATCACAATCCTATTTGCACTAACTGTACTCTTGTATGGGGGATATTTAGCTGTAGATGTAGCATGGAATCAGCTTTCTGCCTCATTACAAATACCGGTAGGATATTTATACGCAGGCATACCGATTAGTGGTTTATTTATTGTATTCTATTGTATCTATAATATCACTAGTATTATTAAAAACAACAAAACCATAGAACAGCTTTAG
- a CDS encoding IclR family transcriptional regulator, with product MSNVQSIERAFTILKVLSNNPDGLRITVLAENSSLTKSTTHRITSTLVNLGYVQQDPETEKYMLGNQLIKLTSVMLNNMDVIKVAEPYLVNLSRDVNETVHLCVESNGEVLYVDKKEKNQNIRMYSTIGSRAPLYCTAVGKVLLSGMNPVYFEEVINNMTFELRTALTITSQVKLRKEIEKVKLQGYALDNVENEEGIRCIASPIYDYKGNIIASFSISGPTNRVSIDRVNLELVDKVNMTSKLISEQFGYIKKESI from the coding sequence ATGTCAAACGTTCAATCTATTGAACGTGCTTTTACAATTTTAAAGGTACTTTCAAATAATCCCGATGGTTTGAGAATAACTGTTTTGGCTGAAAATTCTAGCTTAACCAAAAGTACAACGCATCGAATTACTTCAACACTCGTAAATTTAGGTTATGTCCAACAAGACCCTGAAACTGAAAAATATATGCTTGGGAATCAATTAATAAAATTAACAAGTGTAATGTTAAACAACATGGATGTAATTAAAGTTGCAGAACCCTACCTTGTTAATTTATCCAGAGATGTTAATGAAACAGTTCATTTATGTGTAGAAAGTAATGGAGAGGTACTTTATGTAGATAAAAAAGAAAAGAATCAAAACATCAGAATGTATTCTACAATCGGTAGTCGTGCCCCGCTCTATTGTACTGCTGTTGGTAAAGTTCTACTTTCCGGTATGAATCCAGTTTATTTTGAGGAAGTTATTAATAACATGACATTTGAATTAAGAACAGCGCTAACCATCACCTCACAAGTGAAGCTTAGAAAAGAAATAGAGAAGGTAAAATTACAAGGATATGCATTAGACAATGTGGAGAATGAAGAAGGAATTCGCTGCATCGCCTCCCCTATCTACGATTACAAGGGGAATATAATCGCAAGTTTTAGTATTTCGGGTCCAACTAATAGGGTATCTATTGATAGAGTTAATCTTGAATTAGTAGATAAAGTAAATATGACTTCCAAGTTAATTTCTGAGCAATTTGGATACATAAAAAAAGAAAGTATTTAA